The genomic interval TTCAAAATTTATGTCAAAGGATTCCGTGGAGCTGGTGAATTAAGAAATCAATTGATGAACACGAAATCAACAGATGAAGTGCGTGCATTGCTTGATAACTTTGGAAAAGAATGTTGATGGGACGGGGACGGTGAAAGGATGTAACTCTCAAATAGTTAGAGAAAAAATGAATCACATCAACTCATGTGTACTTATTTTATTTAGTTTCAAGTTCCTTTGCAGCCGGCAACTTTTGTTTTGATAAAGTCTGTTTTCTGAAAGAAAAAGGTCTTAAGAATGTAATAAACCCACCAGCACCCTTGTGTTGCCACATACACTCTGCACATGTGGAGTGTGTGTCGCATCTAGTCTTAAAAGAAGCAACAGGAATCCATTAAGGTTTTTTTGCTGCAATATAAATGTCGGAATGGAGAATCAATAATAAATTCGAGGTGTACTAACCTCTTCCATTTCCAGTCTATCTATTAATCGATGTAAAATCACTGTCGTTCATTCATAAAAAAATTGAGACTTTGAAGAAGTTCTTGTTTGTGTTTATCCCGTCTTAACGGGCAGTAAGACCCCTACCACAAAACTCGAGAAAATCGAGAAGGATAGGTAGGGGATCAACGCCAGTAAAGATTCGATAAGTGCGACAAGATCTTTTCTAAGAGCTTCAGCTCTTAGAAAAGTCAGTTAGGCTCTAGGTGATAAGGTCTGAACTTGCACTACCTATGCTCCGAAAACCCCTACTGTTGGAAGTCTTCATTATGAGAATTACCTTTTTACGTTTCTTGTTATAACGACTGCTGGTAGAGATTCAATGGAAAGTTTAAAAGATAAAAAGCAGCTCCTTATTAATTTGAGCTACATTTTTTAAAGTTGAATGTTTTTAATATGGGTAATGTGTTACCGAAAGAAAATTTTGTTCTAATCCAGCTTTATTTAAGATTGCTTTGATACTTGATAATATTAATTTACGATATTTGGCAAGTTTTTTTCTGTTTTAATAGAAAATGGTAGAGAGCGTCTCGTTCTTCTGTACTTACATTCCATTCGTCAGGGATAGAAGTCATAACTTCATAGATTTTTTCGTTTGGCAAATCTACAATTTTATCTATATACGATGTTAGTTCCTCGGTATCATTTAAAATAGTGTACACCCATTTATAAAATGGCCATTGGAAGTTATAAGCTGGCTCATTATTAAGCGATTGGGTTGTCCATTGGTAGCCACCTGGAAAACATCTTCCGTGATCAATCATATGGATGCAGTAACTGCCGTTACCAAGACGTTCTAAAATAACATTCATTGTACCTCTATCAGAGTTATTCAACCATTGGTCAAATACCATTATACCTGCAAGTTGATCTCGATTATTAACTTCTGCAGGGGAAGGAGGAGTTAATCTGACATCTTCGAATGGGATACTGTTTTTAATGTAGACGCAACCAAAATGATATCCAGAAATATAGTTATGTTTCTTTTGTTGAAGTTCCGGAGTTTACTTTAGAAAATCCTCTGGAATATAGACAAGTTTAAATGGAATGATCGGAAGTGAAAGGAGTTGTGCCAATTTGGCAACCACATATTCATTGACCACTTCTTTTCCTCTTCCTTCTTTACTCCAAACCACTTCACCGCATATTCTTTACCATCATTAAAAAGTATGACATGAGCCGTTCCCCCTCTTAACTCTTGTACATATTTAACAGGGTAAAGCGGCTGTTCCTTACTGATATTGCTTTGTCCCATAAAGAATTGACCCCCTACTTATTTCTTTTTTAAATTGTTTTCAATTAAGGCGTATAGCCTTTGTTGTTCTTGAATTTGTTTATTGGAATCAAATTTTTCTTCGATCACCTGTCTTGCACGTTCGGTATATCCTTTCCATTCTTCTGGGTGATCTAGGAAGTATTTTAACCCTTGAGCCAATTCAAAGTCATTTTTCTCGGGTGCAAGGTATCCTGTACTTTTATGCTTGATTAATTCTGGAATCCCCCCGTTATAGGTCGAGACGACTGGTAATCCACTGGCCATGGCTTCCTTTAATGCATTTGGAATCCCTTCGACATCACCATCTACACCTGTTTCACTGGCTAGGCAAAAAAGATGTGCCTCTCTTAATTCCTTTGAAATTTTCTTTGAATCCATTGGTCCTCTAAGAAAAATACGATTGTTTAATTTGTGTTCATGAATATATGATTTTAATTTCTCTTCATCTTTGCCAGTTCCAATAATGTGCAATGTTGTTCGCGGGTATTCATGTTGAATTCGTTGAAATGCCTTAAAAAGTGTCAGAAATCCTTTTTTCTCTACAAGTCTGGCGACCGATAATATTTTGATTTCCCCTTCCTTTGGTAAGGAATGTTCAGTAAAGGAGTATAGATTTAAATCCAGACCGCCATATAAAACATGAACTTTGTCTCCAGGAAACCCTAATTTTTTTAATTCCTCTGCAAGAAATTGGCAAACGGCGAAATAACCAGCTCCATGTTTTATTAAATGTTGATAGCGTTCAAGATTTTTCTGATATCTCTTTTCCGTTTGGGTTGAAGAATCACGGCCTCGAAAATGGACGATTAAAGGGACGTTATACTTTATAGCGGCTGGTAATATTACAAGGGCATGCTTACCTTGATGAGCGTGAATCGCTACAACATTTTGCTCCTTAAAGAAGACCCCCAGATCTTTAATTTCACTCAAATTATAATAATGTTCAAACTGAAATAAAGTATTGTGGCTATTTGGGAAAGGTCCTATTACAATGGGTCGATACTGATTTAACTTAACAGTCTGAATGTACATAAATCCCTGATTTATTTTAATAGGTTCCTTGATATAAAAAACGATAGATTTCAATTTTTATATCTCTTCCTTCCTTATAGAAATCAAATTTTCAATAAAGCTTTGAAAATTTGCCGATCCCTTTCACATAAATCTTCTGGAAAAGCAGATAATTTAAAGAATTGTACTTTTTGTATTTCATCTTCATCTGGTTTTAGATCTCCACTACGTATATCTTCTGTCACATATGCAATGGTAACAGGATAGTATTCATCACCATTAGGAAGCTTAGTAAAATAGTTTTTTCCTGAAAAAACACCAATTAGTCGAAGGCTACCTATGTTAATACCTGTTTCCTCCAATATTTCACGTCTGCAGGCCTCTTCTGCAGATTCCCCCAATTCGATAAAGCCTCCAGGCAATTTCCACATATTATCGGATTCTACCATCAGAAATCGTCTGTGCCGATCGATAACCAAAACGGTTACACCTGTTAGGACTAAAGGTTTTGTACTACGAGTGCACGTAATTCTTCAATGTATCCCATTACATGCCTCCTTTCCTGATGATTCACTTATTTTTAGAAGCTATCACATGTAATCCTTCTTTATTAAATTCATAAAGAAATAGATATGAAACGGACAAAGATATATTTTCCAGTATTTTTTGTAAGACCGTAAATCTTTTGTAAAAATCATAAATTATTGTGAAAACTTAAGACCTTGAAGTTTAGCACAACTATTTAACGGATTCATTCTATTAATATTTAACCTATTTTTCTGAAAAAGTGATACTTACCTAAAACACTTAATCGATTTTAATATGATAGGTTAAGATTGTCCAAAAGAGGGTGATGGTAAGTGAATGACTTTACATTAATTAAAGTTGAAAGAATTGAAACGAGCGGTAAAAAGAATCTAATAATCGATAATCCCACCAAATTAAAACAAATCGTGAAAGGAAGTCAAGGTGCCGTTTTTCAGATTAGTGAAGATCGTTTTGTGGGAATTTATGTCAATCCAAATGCAGCCATAAAAGAAGGGAAAGCACTTGAAGCAGCGAAGGATCTTAATATTGTTCCACAGCTTTTTGAAGTTGGACTGAATTACGCGTTATGGAGTATTTGAAAGGGCAGAATTTAAAAGAACCTATCCTTCCTTGATTTTCTTGAAGTCTTGAGGTAGGCGTCTTACTGCCCGTTAAGAAGGGATAAAAGTTACGCACCTATCTAATAGGAATAATAAATTTCAAGACTATAAAAGGGAGAATAAATAAGGTTGACTTCGTGAAAATTATTCTAATAAACGGTTGCGCAGGATTTATTGGATTTCACTTGGCCAAAAGATTACTTTTAAAAATTATGTAATTATCGGAGTAGATAATTATAATGGCCTACGGTGAATGTGGTCTGATGGGTGATTTTGGAAGAAGTATTTTAACAACATACAAAATGAAGAAGCAGAAAACCATAAAAGGTTATCTGCTTTGTTTCATTTTGTCGATTCAAGGTGTTTGATCTCAATATTGTTGAAGATCGCTGTTCCGCCTTCTGAGAAGAGAGTAATGCCTTGATCATATGCTGCAGGGAATATTAAATTGGAATGAGCGATCCTTCCATCATCCACAAAGACTTCAATACTAGATTTATCAACAAGTATCTTCAAGTGAACTTGCTGCTTGCTGCCATCAAATTGCGCTTTGCTTTCTACATTTTGATTGCTTTCGTCAGGGTGTCCGGCCATCAATCGATTAACATAAGAGTATTGTTGTAGTGGATCAACAAATATACCGACATCGACGTGGCTTTCCTGATTAGTCGATTCTCTGAGCCGCAGGCCAGCATTTTTAATCTCTGTCCAAGAGATATCTGCCTCTAATTGATAAACATCGCCTTTGACAGCAAGTGTTTCGGAGCCATTTACTTCAATTTGTTTAAAAGAGTCTATTGAAGTTGTTAATTGATTTACAGCTTCAATTGGCTGTGAGGCTAAATAGTATAGATTGTTTCCTTCATGCCTTAGTTCAATTTGACGTACAATTGAATCCATTCCGTTAAAGTCCTCTTGCAATGTTGGGGTGTTATGAGCATATGCCCAGTTATTCATCCAAGCGAAGGCGTAACGTTTTTTATATTTATCGCTTTCTTTTCCATCTTCAAACGTTACTCCGCCATACCAATCAAAGCCATAATCTAACCATTGCGGTTCATTCTGGTCGGGGTTAAATTCCTTACCGTCAAAATATCCAGTCCAATAGGCATAAGTATTTGGCTGATCGATTGATTTCCCATTTGCGCTGACACCCAGCACCCATTTTAATGTTCCATCATTAGCACGCATCAAATAGAGATCTGGACATTCTAAAATTCCAATTTTTTCTGTAGCAAAACTGCTCATATAATGCCAATTCTTTAGGTTGTGAGACTCGTAAAAACCAATTTTCGATCCTTCCGCCATGACCATGACCCATTTATGATTTCTGTTATCCCAAATGATTTTCGGATCTCTAAAATCATATGTCCCTGGATTAAGCATAATCGGTTTGTCGCTAAAAGAGGTAAACGTCTTTCCTTTGTCTTTACTGTACCATAGAAATTGTTCCTGCTTGCCGCCATCTGCAGAAGGTTGTGTCACAATTGCGATGAAAGCACCTTTTCCAAACCCTGCTGTATTTTCCTTGTCTATCACGACTGAGCCTGACCATGGATCTCCATTTTTATTCGTATATTTGGGAATGGCAACGCCTTCATCATTCCAATGCAATAAATCTTTTGAAGTGGCATGCCGCCATTCTGTGCCATTCCCATTTGGATAATCACGATTATAGAGATAATAATAATGGTACCTTCCATCAATATAGATTGGTCTCTGAGGATCGTTTTTCCATTTATCCGGTACGGTAAAGTGGTATTGAGCTCGATACGAGTACTCATTATTTTCTGGTGTTGAATCCTCTTCCTTTGAAGGAGGATTTTCTTCTTTTTTGTTTGTTGATTTATTTATTTGATTAATCAAAAATCCGATTACGATGATGAGAGATAATCCAATCAATATGAAGCTCAACGATTTTACCCATTTTTTATTACATGTTTTTTTGTTCAAATAAACTCACCGCACTTATTGTTTTCCTTTTAAAAAAGGTAAGCTGCTTTT from Metabacillus sediminilitoris carries:
- a CDS encoding HipA family kinase; translated protein: MSGYHFGCVYIKNSIPFEDVRLTPPSPAEVNNRDQLAGIMVFDQWLNNSDRGTMNVILERLGNGSYCIHMIDHGRCFPGGYQWTTQSLNNEPAYNFQWPFYKWVYTILNDTEELTSYIDKIVDLPNEKIYEVMTSIPDEWNVSTEERDALYHFLLKQKKTCQIS
- a CDS encoding glycosyltransferase — its product is MKSIVFYIKEPIKINQGFMYIQTVKLNQYRPIVIGPFPNSHNTLFQFEHYYNLSEIKDLGVFFKEQNVVAIHAHQGKHALVILPAAIKYNVPLIVHFRGRDSSTQTEKRYQKNLERYQHLIKHGAGYFAVCQFLAEELKKLGFPGDKVHVLYGGLDLNLYSFTEHSLPKEGEIKILSVARLVEKKGFLTLFKAFQRIQHEYPRTTLHIIGTGKDEEKLKSYIHEHKLNNRIFLRGPMDSKKISKELREAHLFCLASETGVDGDVEGIPNALKEAMASGLPVVSTYNGGIPELIKHKSTGYLAPEKNDFELAQGLKYFLDHPEEWKGYTERARQVIEEKFDSNKQIQEQQRLYALIENNLKKK
- a CDS encoding glycoside hydrolase family 32 protein; this encodes MNKKTCNKKWVKSLSFILIGLSLIIVIGFLINQINKSTNKKEENPPSKEEDSTPENNEYSYRAQYHFTVPDKWKNDPQRPIYIDGRYHYYYLYNRDYPNGNGTEWRHATSKDLLHWNDEGVAIPKYTNKNGDPWSGSVVIDKENTAGFGKGAFIAIVTQPSADGGKQEQFLWYSKDKGKTFTSFSDKPIMLNPGTYDFRDPKIIWDNRNHKWVMVMAEGSKIGFYESHNLKNWHYMSSFATEKIGILECPDLYLMRANDGTLKWVLGVSANGKSIDQPNTYAYWTGYFDGKEFNPDQNEPQWLDYGFDWYGGVTFEDGKESDKYKKRYAFAWMNNWAYAHNTPTLQEDFNGMDSIVRQIELRHEGNNLYYLASQPIEAVNQLTTSIDSFKQIEVNGSETLAVKGDVYQLEADISWTEIKNAGLRLRESTNQESHVDVGIFVDPLQQYSYVNRLMAGHPDESNQNVESKAQFDGSKQQVHLKILVDKSSIEVFVDDGRIAHSNLIFPAAYDQGITLFSEGGTAIFNNIEIKHLESTK